Proteins from a single region of Thiomicrorhabdus sp. Kp2:
- a CDS encoding MBL fold metallo-hydrolase: MKKSAFYGSLILSLAFAAPVNAEEDVYTESFANYSKELKNFEGEKGLAQSIEAYQKEVLQVQAQTGYIGKHITLPQPIKVSDGVYTVVGSLIWHNPSNFGLNNNLTFIEFEDGVFVFNAGPNPAVAYAFHQQIKKITNKPVKWVAVENSQGHAYLGASYWAAQGVKNFYSHSVANNDFHKGFKRIKKSWADRVGHEITESAKDVSDKFTTFEDKITVDVGGGETVEIMNFGAGHTPGSTIVYLPKRNIVLPGDLAYNSRMIALFSYTDTQKWVQTFAKFMDAMPKDVLVIPGHGAPTNMQKVKQDTYDYLTFMHKEVKAVIDAGGAIEDLDQIDQSAYKERPVFEQTHKHNAVHIYKEFTGADLGQSNE, from the coding sequence TTGCTAACTATTCAAAAGAACTAAAAAATTTTGAAGGAGAGAAAGGACTTGCTCAAAGTATTGAAGCTTATCAAAAAGAGGTACTGCAAGTACAAGCTCAAACGGGCTATATTGGCAAACACATAACTCTCCCGCAACCCATTAAAGTTTCGGACGGTGTTTATACCGTAGTAGGTAGCTTAATTTGGCACAACCCAAGCAACTTTGGTTTAAACAACAACCTCACCTTTATAGAGTTTGAAGATGGCGTGTTTGTTTTTAACGCTGGCCCTAATCCAGCGGTCGCCTATGCCTTTCACCAACAAATAAAAAAAATCACCAATAAACCCGTTAAATGGGTGGCTGTTGAAAACAGTCAAGGTCACGCCTACTTAGGCGCAAGCTACTGGGCTGCTCAAGGGGTTAAAAACTTTTACTCTCACAGCGTGGCTAATAATGACTTTCACAAAGGCTTTAAACGCATTAAAAAAAGCTGGGCAGACCGTGTTGGCCATGAAATTACTGAGTCCGCCAAAGATGTATCGGATAAATTCACCACATTTGAAGATAAGATCACTGTTGATGTTGGAGGCGGAGAAACCGTTGAGATTATGAATTTTGGTGCAGGTCACACTCCTGGCTCAACCATTGTTTACCTACCTAAACGCAATATTGTTTTGCCTGGAGATTTAGCCTATAACAGCCGAATGATTGCCCTGTTTTCCTATACAGACACTCAAAAATGGGTACAAACTTTTGCAAAATTCATGGATGCAATGCCTAAAGACGTTTTAGTTATTCCAGGCCACGGTGCGCCAACTAATATGCAAAAAGTTAAGCAAGATACTTATGACTATTTAACCTTTATGCATAAAGAAGTTAAGGCGGTTATTGATGCAGGCGGTGCAATTGAAGACCTTGACCAGATTGACCAGTCTGCCTATAAAGAACGTCCTGTTTTTGAACAAACGCATAAACATAACGCGGTGCATATTTATAAAGAATTTACAGGTGCTGACTTAGGACAAAGCAACGAATAA
- a CDS encoding isoprenylcysteine carboxylmethyltransferase family protein, giving the protein MTTMKHPLVSFSLVAMQFGLIALLLLHLPLSLHVAVLIIEALAILIGLWAIQAMHLGHFNIVPDPMPDIELVTDGPYRFIRHPMYFSIVLFFLPLVVLDSSWIGLSLYLALFITLFIKLSYEESLLVEKLPHYQIYQQQTKKLIPFIL; this is encoded by the coding sequence ATGACAACAATGAAACACCCCTTAGTTTCTTTTAGCTTAGTCGCTATGCAATTTGGCCTAATCGCTCTCCTGTTACTGCACTTACCACTCAGCCTACATGTAGCTGTACTAATTATTGAAGCTCTCGCTATTCTTATTGGCTTATGGGCCATACAAGCCATGCACTTAGGTCACTTTAATATTGTGCCTGATCCCATGCCTGATATCGAGCTAGTCACCGATGGGCCTTATCGATTTATCCGCCACCCAATGTATTTTTCTATTGTGCTTTTCTTTCTGCCACTAGTTGTTTTAGATTCAAGCTGGATTGGTCTATCTCTTTACCTAGCTCTTTTTATCACGCTATTTATTAAGCTCAGCTATGAAGAGTCATTATTGGTGGAAAAACTACCACATTATCAAATCTATCAACAACAAACCAAAAAACTGATTCCATTTATCCTATAA
- the trpS gene encoding tryptophan--tRNA ligase, giving the protein MTNSKPTLFSGIQPSGDLMIGNYIGSIKNWVTMQDDYDCLFSLVNMHAITVEQDPKELYNRTLDFVSLYLASGIDPNKSKVFIQSHVPEHAELAWLLNCSTYMGELNRMTQFKDKSQKHSQNINVGLFDYPVLMAADILLYQTEMVPVGADQKQHLELTRDLATRYNNRFEKEIFKIPEPFIPPTTSGGRIMSLQDPLSKMSKSDENKGNFIALLDDPKTIIKKFKKATTDSGSEIHYDLENKPGVSNLLTIYSVISGKTIPEVEKHFEGKMYGHLKVELGELVVDYLEPMQKRFHEIRNEETELRTILAKGAEQAREQAQRTLKTVHEAIGFVLP; this is encoded by the coding sequence ATGACAAACTCAAAACCGACACTATTTAGTGGTATTCAGCCTTCTGGCGACTTAATGATTGGTAACTATATTGGCTCAATAAAAAATTGGGTTACCATGCAGGACGATTATGACTGCCTTTTTTCATTAGTAAATATGCACGCCATCACCGTTGAGCAAGACCCAAAAGAACTTTATAACCGCACTTTAGACTTTGTCTCTCTCTACCTTGCATCAGGTATCGATCCGAATAAGAGTAAAGTGTTCATCCAGTCACATGTTCCAGAACATGCCGAATTAGCCTGGTTGTTAAACTGTTCAACCTACATGGGTGAACTGAACCGAATGACGCAATTTAAAGATAAATCACAAAAGCACTCCCAAAATATCAATGTAGGCCTATTTGATTACCCAGTATTAATGGCGGCCGATATTTTGCTATACCAAACTGAGATGGTACCTGTTGGCGCAGATCAAAAGCAACACTTGGAGTTAACGCGTGATTTAGCGACACGTTATAACAACCGTTTTGAAAAAGAAATTTTTAAGATTCCTGAACCATTTATCCCGCCAACCACTTCGGGTGGACGCATTATGAGCCTGCAAGACCCGCTCTCTAAAATGTCAAAGTCAGATGAAAACAAAGGCAACTTTATAGCCCTGCTAGATGACCCCAAAACCATTATTAAAAAGTTCAAAAAAGCCACGACAGATTCTGGATCAGAAATTCATTACGATTTAGAAAACAAACCTGGTGTTTCAAACCTCTTAACCATTTATTCAGTCATTAGTGGCAAAACCATACCAGAAGTAGAAAAACACTTTGAAGGCAAAATGTATGGTCATTTAAAAGTTGAACTAGGTGAGTTGGTTGTGGATTATTTAGAACCCATGCAGAAGCGCTTCCATGAGATTCGTAATGAAGAAACTGAATTACGCACGATTTTAGCCAAAGGGGCAGAACAAGCTCGTGAACAAGCTCAAAGAACGCTTAAAACAGTGCATGAAGCCATCGGGTTTGTTTTACCATAA
- the csrA gene encoding carbon storage regulator CsrA: MLVLTRRENESLIIADNIKLTILSVKGGQVRVGIDAPHDIAIHREELLLNLGEKKPVEPEDTQASA, translated from the coding sequence ATGCTGGTTTTAACTCGAAGGGAGAATGAGTCTCTAATTATTGCCGATAATATCAAATTGACCATACTGTCCGTTAAAGGTGGTCAAGTGCGTGTTGGTATAGATGCGCCCCATGATATTGCCATTCATAGAGAGGAGTTGTTGCTTAACTTGGGTGAAAAAAAACCAGTTGAACCCGAAGATACCCAAGCATCTGCCTGA